Proteins from a genomic interval of Paenibacillus sp. FSL R5-0623:
- a CDS encoding LacI family DNA-binding transcriptional regulator — MMKTKVTIQEIAHFTGLSKFAVSRALSGKSGVSDQTRDVILKAAGKLGYFKDNSMLSGELYNSHELQEPKNTRSSGTILILFPNVRYQNQDSVYWGPVFNGISSKLNQKGINILTLTEPSADQLFTLLNPDAIRGIITVGSISTPILLEIKRLSIPVVMVDHLDPVFHSDSIFTDNFASMREIMLYLLRKGFKTFQFVGNIGDAHSFYERWIAYTSVLMGHGMEIHQIPELSNQALDEFRQTFTSVIHEDNLPEVFVCANDFYGLYTIEALESMGIRVPDQCVVTGFDNLYDNIPLLATVNVNKELLGARAVDQMLWRIANPESSVEKKLILADVIIREQFSRHSG; from the coding sequence ATGATGAAAACGAAGGTAACAATTCAGGAGATTGCACATTTTACGGGTTTGTCGAAATTCGCGGTGTCACGAGCTTTGTCTGGAAAATCGGGAGTTAGCGATCAAACGAGGGATGTCATTCTCAAGGCCGCTGGCAAACTTGGATATTTCAAAGATAACAGCATGTTGTCTGGTGAACTGTATAACAGCCATGAACTTCAGGAACCGAAGAACACACGTTCAAGCGGAACGATCTTGATTTTGTTTCCCAATGTTCGATACCAAAATCAGGACTCCGTATACTGGGGACCCGTCTTTAACGGGATTTCTTCCAAGCTGAACCAAAAAGGTATTAACATTCTAACCTTGACGGAACCATCTGCAGACCAGCTGTTCACCCTGCTCAATCCGGATGCAATTCGTGGAATCATCACCGTTGGCTCGATCTCGACCCCGATTCTGCTTGAAATTAAGCGGCTCAGTATTCCGGTTGTGATGGTCGATCATCTGGACCCTGTTTTTCACAGTGACAGCATATTCACCGATAACTTTGCATCCATGCGCGAGATCATGCTCTATTTGCTCCGCAAGGGCTTCAAAACATTCCAGTTCGTTGGCAATATCGGGGATGCTCATAGCTTCTATGAACGCTGGATTGCATACACTTCTGTGCTTATGGGTCATGGGATGGAAATACATCAGATTCCCGAGTTGAGTAATCAGGCATTGGATGAGTTCCGCCAGACGTTCACTTCAGTGATCCATGAGGATAACCTGCCTGAAGTGTTTGTATGTGCGAATGATTTCTATGGGCTATACACCATAGAAGCTCTTGAGAGTATGGGCATTCGTGTACCCGATCAGTGTGTTGTGACTGGATTTGATAATCTATACGACAATATTCCCTTACTGGCCACAGTCAATGTGAACAAGGAATTGCTCGGTGCGCGTGCAGTGGATCAGATGTTATGGCGCATTGCGAACCCAGAGAGCAGCGTCGAGAAAAAGTTGATTCTTGCTGACGTCATTATTCGTGAACAGTTCAGCAGGCATAGCGGCTAA
- a CDS encoding extracellular solute-binding protein produces MAGILQRKKWILSTVIIVAAACIILYVTSGADVKSANIPPGSLPAIEVDAVLQQTRQKKGYEQYRSGTDQATQPNVDITIEAGDYIKAEGEDVRKLTNYEGMDGVSLHTGETGQVDWTINVPETGLYNLSATYYPIEGKSSAIERALYIDGELPFAEAAYLQFDRVWANEKDVVEQDNQGNDLRPRQVEQPRWMEETFQDSDGYEQAPFKFYLEKGEHTLTLKSSREPMVIRSIHLFNEKTAVPYAETAGAKRSDSSGQPKDVFIRIEGEAAIAKSSPTLYPTSERSSSAVSPYSASQVRINTIGGFNWRLPGQWIEWEVDVPESGLYHIGFTGQQNFVKGIYSTRKLTIDGEVPFAEMAKAPFRYQSDYRIDIMGGKEAYKFHLEKGKHVLRLENSLGDFAPLIRNVEDSLYNLNSMYRRILMITGTKPDEFRDYRVEKQIPNLLEVFSGESKRLKDVAAQLRLLSGQSSDQEALIKTMALQLDEMIDKPDTIPRRLAAYKTNTGGLGTWVQQAREQPLEIDALYVTSIDRDIPGTGMGPLAKLGHEAKIFYHSFFIDYNQIGNVATSEDQRTVTVWIGSGRDQANTMKAMIDKTFTPDSGINVNLKLVNMGTLLPATLSGEGPDVAMQIGNDLPVNFAMRNSAVDLTQFSDYSTVEQEFRESAIVPYAYDSGVYALPETQTFNMLFYRTDVLEELGLEVPQNWEDVEALLAILSKNHMEFGMPVVTQANMQGVNIPPNSQYATMLLQNGGAFYRNDDKESDLDSRIGIETFKQWTEFYTDYKLEREYDFANRFRTGQMPIGLTDYTMYNQLSVFAPEIRGLWGFVPVPGTVQADGTLNRDVPGGGSAVMMLESAKDQDAAWEFMKWWTSTPIQAEFGREMEGLMGAAARYPTANIKALDSLPWPAEDYANLKAQFETVKGIPEVPGGYFTGRHLFNAFYKTVVGQVEARESIMDYTQYIQDEIRVKRNEFGLP; encoded by the coding sequence ATGGCTGGAATTCTACAACGTAAGAAATGGATATTGTCCACAGTAATCATCGTGGCGGCAGCCTGCATCATTCTATATGTAACTTCCGGCGCTGATGTGAAGAGTGCAAACATTCCGCCTGGCAGTCTGCCTGCCATTGAAGTGGATGCAGTCTTGCAGCAGACCCGGCAGAAAAAGGGGTACGAACAGTATCGATCCGGAACGGATCAGGCTACACAGCCGAATGTGGACATCACCATTGAAGCAGGAGACTACATAAAAGCCGAAGGTGAGGACGTCCGCAAACTGACTAATTATGAGGGAATGGATGGTGTATCTCTCCATACCGGAGAGACCGGACAAGTCGATTGGACCATTAACGTGCCGGAGACCGGGCTGTATAACCTGTCCGCCACCTATTATCCCATTGAAGGCAAGAGCTCAGCCATTGAGCGTGCATTGTACATTGATGGTGAACTTCCTTTTGCGGAAGCCGCCTATTTGCAGTTTGACCGGGTGTGGGCGAATGAGAAAGATGTTGTGGAGCAGGACAATCAAGGTAATGACCTTCGCCCGAGACAAGTGGAGCAACCACGTTGGATGGAAGAAACGTTTCAGGACTCCGACGGGTACGAACAGGCTCCATTCAAGTTTTATCTGGAAAAGGGAGAGCACACGCTAACACTAAAATCATCGCGTGAACCCATGGTGATTCGGTCCATTCATCTTTTTAATGAGAAGACAGCTGTTCCTTACGCGGAGACTGCGGGGGCAAAACGGTCGGATTCTTCCGGACAACCGAAGGATGTATTTATTAGGATCGAAGGAGAAGCCGCGATTGCCAAATCTTCACCTACGTTATACCCGACCAGCGAAAGGTCAAGTTCTGCTGTATCTCCTTACAGCGCTTCCCAGGTACGCATTAATACGATTGGCGGCTTTAACTGGCGTCTGCCAGGACAATGGATCGAATGGGAAGTGGATGTGCCGGAGAGTGGACTTTATCACATCGGTTTTACCGGACAGCAGAATTTTGTCAAAGGCATCTACTCCACACGCAAGCTCACCATTGATGGTGAAGTTCCGTTTGCAGAGATGGCCAAAGCTCCTTTCCGTTATCAGAGTGACTATCGCATTGACATCATGGGCGGCAAGGAAGCATACAAGTTTCACTTGGAAAAAGGAAAGCATGTGCTACGGCTGGAGAACAGTCTCGGAGATTTTGCACCTCTTATCCGCAATGTGGAGGACAGTCTGTACAACTTGAACTCCATGTACCGACGAATTCTGATGATTACAGGCACGAAGCCTGATGAATTCCGGGATTATCGGGTGGAGAAACAGATTCCGAACCTGCTGGAAGTGTTCAGCGGGGAAAGTAAACGACTCAAAGACGTGGCTGCACAGCTTCGTCTTCTGTCAGGACAGTCCAGCGATCAGGAAGCGCTGATCAAGACGATGGCGTTGCAACTGGATGAGATGATCGACAAGCCGGATACCATTCCAAGACGGCTTGCGGCTTATAAAACCAACACGGGTGGTCTCGGAACATGGGTGCAGCAGGCACGAGAGCAACCCCTTGAGATCGACGCACTGTACGTCACTTCGATCGACCGTGATATTCCCGGAACAGGCATGGGACCACTCGCGAAGCTTGGTCATGAAGCCAAGATATTCTATCATTCGTTCTTCATTGATTATAACCAGATCGGCAATGTAGCCACTTCAGAAGATCAGCGTACGGTAACGGTCTGGATTGGTAGCGGACGTGACCAGGCGAATACGATGAAGGCGATGATTGACAAGACCTTCACACCAGACAGTGGCATTAACGTGAATCTGAAGCTGGTCAACATGGGAACCTTGCTGCCAGCGACGTTGTCCGGTGAAGGACCCGATGTTGCCATGCAGATCGGTAATGATCTGCCGGTGAACTTTGCGATGCGGAACTCGGCTGTAGATCTGACGCAATTCAGCGACTATAGCACCGTAGAACAGGAGTTCAGGGAAAGTGCAATTGTACCGTATGCCTACGATTCGGGCGTATATGCCCTACCGGAAACACAGACCTTTAACATGCTGTTTTATCGTACAGACGTGCTCGAAGAACTCGGACTTGAAGTGCCTCAGAATTGGGAGGATGTAGAGGCTCTACTCGCGATTCTGAGCAAAAATCACATGGAATTCGGCATGCCGGTTGTGACCCAGGCGAATATGCAGGGTGTCAATATTCCGCCGAACTCGCAGTATGCAACGATGCTGCTCCAGAATGGCGGCGCCTTCTATCGTAACGATGACAAGGAATCGGATCTGGATTCCCGGATCGGAATCGAGACCTTTAAGCAGTGGACGGAATTCTATACCGATTACAAGCTGGAGCGGGAATATGATTTTGCCAACCGTTTCCGGACAGGACAGATGCCTATTGGACTAACGGATTACACCATGTACAACCAGCTGTCTGTATTTGCACCGGAGATTCGGGGACTGTGGGGATTCGTTCCTGTCCCAGGAACCGTTCAGGCAGATGGTACCTTGAATCGGGACGTCCCGGGTGGAGGCAGCGCGGTCATGATGCTGGAGAGTGCCAAGGATCAGGACGCGGCCTGGGAGTTCATGAAGTGGTGGACCAGTACGCCGATTCAAGCTGAATTCGGACGGGAGATGGAGGGACTGATGGGTGCGGCTGCCCGTTATCCAACGGCCAACATCAAGGCGCTGGATTCCCTGCCTTGGCCTGCGGAGGATTATGCGAATCTCAAAGCCCAATTCGAAACGGTGAAGGGTATTCCCGAAGTACCTGGTGGTTATTTTACAGGCCGCCATCTGTTCAATGCATTTTACAAAACCGTTGTTGGCCAAGTGGAAGCCAGGGAATCCATCATGGATTATACCCAATATATTCAGGACGAGATTCGCGTCAAGCGTAATGAATTTGGTCTTCCGTAA
- a CDS encoding DUF4272 domain-containing protein, which yields MRNCAIYSSQFDLDQLFEWIQSIYPEGTIERREDKTHIQVTQKKWLSKKTKGFNIMTSQTHPEEFTTMIQGMLGFLSQIKGHNASLQEKVLIKCSTLNMVIGIETEEDISEEFYDELLRVADALDAVIFWGGGSLLNAQGQLLLDVNGESEVEDYTVTAHTSFLDGATPQSESAIQRKTRSEQRLTEQGVPFNANLPARSGDEHTTIRSETEVARRAVSLCLAALKGECLGAGESAEDTAALVQEVIDKYEAESFFSPVEKSFIDQHGAEQQEIIAFSWGYEAYHVMLWALGYVKELGAPTELCNVGKDVGYLQQKDSFTDFLTDASLRSKSEILDEADMIYRYNWVCVDSRVNDRTPPAGLNGGVAYERHRALNWLICYLDQDWDDVRTDT from the coding sequence ATGAGAAATTGTGCGATATATAGCTCTCAGTTTGACCTGGATCAGCTGTTTGAATGGATTCAATCCATTTATCCTGAGGGTACGATTGAACGCCGGGAAGACAAAACCCATATTCAAGTGACTCAGAAAAAATGGCTCAGTAAGAAGACCAAAGGCTTTAATATCATGACCAGCCAGACACATCCAGAGGAATTTACGACAATGATTCAAGGGATGCTTGGTTTTTTGAGTCAGATTAAAGGGCACAATGCTTCGCTCCAGGAAAAGGTACTGATCAAATGTTCCACACTGAACATGGTGATTGGTATTGAGACGGAAGAAGATATCTCGGAAGAATTCTATGACGAGTTATTGCGTGTGGCTGATGCGCTGGATGCCGTCATCTTCTGGGGAGGTGGATCTCTGCTCAATGCACAAGGCCAGCTATTGCTGGATGTGAATGGAGAATCTGAGGTGGAGGATTACACGGTGACAGCACACACCAGTTTCCTAGATGGCGCTACACCCCAGTCCGAGTCTGCAATTCAACGTAAAACGCGGTCAGAACAACGCTTAACCGAACAAGGGGTTCCATTTAATGCGAACTTGCCCGCAAGATCCGGGGACGAGCACACGACGATTCGAAGTGAAACGGAAGTCGCGCGCCGTGCGGTTTCGTTGTGTCTTGCTGCGCTTAAAGGAGAGTGTTTGGGAGCTGGCGAAAGTGCGGAAGATACCGCAGCGCTGGTTCAGGAAGTGATTGACAAGTATGAGGCTGAATCCTTCTTCTCCCCCGTAGAGAAGAGTTTTATCGATCAGCACGGAGCAGAGCAGCAGGAGATCATTGCCTTCTCCTGGGGATATGAAGCGTACCACGTGATGTTGTGGGCGCTTGGTTACGTGAAGGAACTAGGCGCACCAACGGAGTTGTGTAACGTAGGGAAGGATGTCGGTTATTTGCAACAGAAGGATAGCTTTACGGACTTTCTCACGGATGCATCCCTGCGTAGCAAGAGCGAGATTCTGGATGAAGCAGATATGATCTACCGTTACAACTGGGTGTGTGTGGATAGTCGGGTAAATGACAGAACGCCTCCCGCTGGTTTGAATGGCGGGGTGGCTTATGAACGTCATCGTGCATTGAACTGGCTGATCTGTTACCTGGATCAGGACTGGGATGATGTGCGCACGGATACGTAG
- a CDS encoding extracellular solute-binding protein has translation MIRRWNVLPLMLLAVILFVSACSGGGTTQTGTDAEGTTNSGNSTEVAETEKEDVAEEAVANVPDLGGRVIKVAAWWDLKPAGETASDKARLDKIAEVEKKYNVKLEFVNVPFEEYMNKFTTSALAGEPFADIVQMEYKSALPAILKGQLLPISEFTTPENNINQEANLIAKFPAIAGNEYAFESPTSIGLGLHYNRDLFKKLSLPDPQDLYNQGEWNWDKFLELAKQATKDTDNDGKTDVYGFSGWALDVVRHFTAANGGTIVDDTNSKEGLSDPKTIEAAEFVKRLYNVENVVKVKTGDKTNWEESNTFKDGDVALFTAAEWQLGDLTFAVGVVPIPNGPQGSKEVTYANNAASAKFIPKGVEDPKIVYQIYEETFDIPQIEEYPGQDYLESRYTDEKDIAIIREHIAGTGRILLDDAYTGYPFGDYVNDIIKNNASVTATAEKYKAQAQAAIDKLGKQ, from the coding sequence ATGATCAGAAGATGGAATGTTCTACCTCTGATGTTATTGGCTGTGATTCTTTTTGTATCCGCTTGCAGTGGTGGGGGGACAACGCAGACGGGGACTGATGCAGAGGGAACAACGAATTCAGGCAACAGCACCGAAGTCGCTGAAACAGAGAAAGAAGACGTAGCGGAAGAAGCTGTGGCAAATGTGCCTGATCTGGGTGGACGTGTCATCAAGGTTGCGGCCTGGTGGGATCTGAAACCGGCGGGAGAGACGGCCTCGGATAAGGCCAGACTCGATAAAATTGCAGAGGTAGAGAAGAAATACAACGTGAAACTGGAGTTCGTCAACGTACCTTTCGAAGAATACATGAACAAATTCACAACGTCTGCACTAGCCGGCGAACCATTCGCTGACATCGTTCAGATGGAATACAAATCCGCACTACCAGCCATCCTCAAAGGGCAACTGTTGCCCATCTCCGAATTCACTACACCTGAGAACAACATCAACCAAGAGGCAAACCTGATTGCTAAATTTCCTGCCATTGCAGGCAACGAATACGCCTTCGAATCTCCAACCAGCATCGGTCTGGGACTTCACTATAATCGTGACTTGTTCAAAAAACTGTCATTACCTGATCCGCAGGACCTGTATAACCAAGGTGAATGGAATTGGGATAAATTCTTGGAACTCGCCAAACAGGCAACCAAAGATACGGATAATGACGGCAAAACTGACGTATACGGATTTTCTGGCTGGGCGCTTGATGTCGTTCGTCATTTTACTGCAGCCAACGGTGGAACCATCGTGGATGATACAAATAGCAAAGAGGGATTATCCGATCCGAAAACGATTGAAGCTGCTGAATTCGTCAAACGCCTGTATAACGTGGAAAATGTCGTGAAGGTCAAAACCGGCGACAAAACCAACTGGGAGGAAAGCAATACGTTCAAGGATGGAGACGTAGCTCTGTTCACTGCTGCTGAATGGCAGTTGGGCGATCTCACCTTTGCTGTTGGCGTTGTACCGATTCCGAATGGGCCACAGGGTAGCAAAGAGGTAACGTATGCAAACAACGCGGCATCGGCGAAGTTCATTCCAAAAGGTGTGGAGGATCCGAAGATCGTCTACCAAATCTATGAAGAGACCTTCGACATCCCGCAGATTGAAGAGTATCCAGGTCAAGATTATCTGGAGAGTCGTTATACCGATGAGAAGGATATTGCGATCATTCGCGAGCACATCGCTGGAACGGGCCGCATTTTACTGGATGATGCTTACACGGGTTACCCATTTGGAGATTACGTGAACGATATCATCAAAAACAACGCTTCCGTGACAGCAACAGCCGAGAAATACAAAGCACAGGCACAAGCTGCCATTGATAAACTCGGCAAACAATAA
- a CDS encoding sugar ABC transporter permease: MGMKSWWSWKLQEMKASKHSYVLLAPYMLLFLMFTVIPVVISIILSFTYFNMLEFPRFIGWQNYTRLFLEDDVFLIAIKNTLLFAIITGPISYIACFVFAWIINELTPKWRAFMTLIFYAPSISGNVYFIWLMIFSGDRYGIANGLLIKWGFLLEPIQWLKTEAYIMPILILVQLWLSLGTGFLAFIAGLQTVDRTLYEAGAVDGIKNRWQELWYITLPSMRPQLMFGAVIQLTTSFAVADVSIALAGFPSVNYAAETVVTHLIDFGTTRFEMGYASAIATVLFMIMVGTNLLVQKLLRRVGE; this comes from the coding sequence ATGGGCATGAAATCGTGGTGGAGCTGGAAGCTCCAGGAAATGAAGGCCAGCAAACATTCCTATGTTCTGCTTGCACCTTATATGCTCCTGTTCCTCATGTTTACCGTGATTCCGGTTGTCATCTCGATCATACTCAGTTTCACCTACTTTAACATGCTTGAATTCCCGCGGTTTATTGGCTGGCAGAACTACACCCGCCTGTTTCTGGAGGATGATGTATTCCTGATTGCAATCAAGAATACGTTGTTGTTTGCCATTATTACCGGGCCGATCAGTTATATTGCCTGTTTTGTCTTCGCGTGGATCATTAATGAGTTAACACCGAAATGGAGAGCGTTCATGACGCTGATCTTCTACGCGCCCTCCATCTCGGGCAATGTGTATTTTATCTGGCTGATGATCTTCTCGGGAGATCGTTATGGTATTGCCAATGGGCTGTTGATCAAATGGGGTTTTCTGCTGGAGCCGATCCAGTGGCTGAAGACAGAAGCTTACATTATGCCCATCCTCATTCTCGTGCAGCTGTGGCTGAGTCTCGGAACCGGATTTCTGGCGTTTATCGCTGGTTTACAGACTGTAGACCGGACGTTATATGAAGCAGGAGCGGTAGATGGGATCAAGAATCGATGGCAGGAACTATGGTACATTACCCTGCCTTCGATGCGTCCACAGTTGATGTTCGGCGCAGTCATTCAGCTGACAACCTCGTTTGCCGTGGCCGATGTGTCGATCGCGCTGGCCGGGTTCCCGAGCGTGAACTATGCAGCAGAGACTGTGGTGACCCATTTGATCGACTTTGGTACAACGCGGTTTGAGATGGGATACGCATCGGCGATTGCCACCGTGCTGTTCATGATTATGGTGGGCACCAACTTACTGGTACAGAAACTGCTTCGAAGGGTGGGAGAATAG